Sequence from the Bremerella volcania genome:
CTCATGAGCGCCGGTATACCTGATGCGGCGTCATCAGGGAAGCGGTCCTTAAAATCGTTAAGGTTAATTCTGGAAGGAATTTGCCACAGAGAACACATAGTGCACCGAGGGGGAAGGCATAAGAGAAGATTAACCACAGATTCCACGGATAACAGAAGGATTTGTTGAGTGCCGCTGCTGGCTTTTCATCCATCCGTGATATCTGTGTAATCCGTGGTTGAATATCCTCCCCTCGGTGCCCTCTGTGGCTAGTCCCCTCCCCCAGGCCCAGATTTCGCTCGGAAAGCCCAATCTAGGCATTCAGGCGTTGTCGGTCTAAAATACTCGATTTCCCCCATTCACATCGACGCTGTCCTGATCACCTTCGAGGAACAGAACCTTGTATCGCACACACACTTGCGGCGAATTACGAAAATCCGACGTCGGCCAATCCGTTACCCTGGCTGGGTGGGTTGATTCGTACCGCGACCATGGCGGCGGGCTGTTTGTCGATCTTCGCGACCGATATGGCAAGACCCAAGTGGTTTTCAGCAGTGACAGCGGCGAGGAAACGCAGAAGCTGTCGCGTAGCCTTCGTAACGAAGACGTGATTCAGGTCATCGGTAAGGTCGATCCGCGCCCCGATGGGACCGTCAACCCGAAGCTCAGCACCGGCGAGATCGAAATCAAGGTCGAGAAGTTGGTCGTCTTGAATAAGTGCAAGACGCCGCCGTTCTTTCCTGGCCAGCAAGACATGCCAGGCGAAGACCTGCGTCTGAAGCATCGCTATCTGGACCTTCGCCGTCAGCAGATGCAACAGACGATGCTACTGCGAAGCAAGATCATCAAGCTGATGCGGGACTACTTCGAGGAGCACCAGTTCATCGACGTCGAGACTCCCATCCTCGGCCGCAGCACGCCGGAAGGGGCTCGCGATTACCTGGTTCCCAGCCGAGTGCATCATGGCGAATTCTATGCATTGCCGCAGTCGCCGCAACTTTACAAGCAAATCCTGATGATGGCCGGTTACGACCGCTACGTGCAGGTTGCCCGCTGCTTCCGCGACGAAGACCTCCGCGCTGACCGTCAGCCAGAGTTCACGCAGTTGGACCTCGAGATGGCCTTCTGCGAAATGGACGACGTCATTGGTATCATCGATGGGCTCGTCACCAAGGTTGCCAAGGAAGTCCACGGCGTCGACGTCCCAGGTCCTCTGCCCCGGATGACCTACGACGAAGCCATGGAACGCTTCGGCCACGACGCACCTGACCTGCGTTTCGACTTGGAAATTGTCGACGCCACCGATTTGGCTGCCGAGGCCGAGTTCCGTGTTTTCAAAGCGGTAGCCGACGCCGGCAACCGTGTCCGTGGAATCTGCGCGAAGGGTGCCGCCGACAAGTACTCGCGCCGCCTGATCGACGACATGACCTCGATGGTGCAAGACGACTTCGGTGCCAAGGGCCTGGCATGGTTCAAAGTCGAAGCGGACGGAACCCTCAACTCGCCAATCGCGAAGAATTTCACGCCAGAACTGCTGGCCAAGTTCAAAGAACGTTTTGCCGCCGAGCCTGGCGACTTGATCCTGATCGTCGCCGACAAATTCGAAGTGACCTGCAAGGCACTCTATGGCCTGCGTAAGAAGCTGGGTGCCGAACTGAAACTGTACGATCCCAAAGCGATGCACTTCAGCTGGGTGGTCGAATTCCCGATGTTCGATTACGACGAAGAAGAAGGTCGTTGGGTTGCCATGCACCATCCGTTCACCGCCCCGCGGCCGCAGGACGTCGAACTTCTCGACAGCGATCCAGGCAAGTGCCGGGCACTGGCCTACGACCTGGTGATCAACGGTAGCGAAGCTGGCGGTGGAACGATTCGTATCCACGACAACGCCACGCAGCAGAAGGTATTCGGCCTATTGGGCATGACCGAAGAAGACGCCAAAGAGCGATTTGGCTTCTTGCTCGATGCCCTGCAATACGGTGCTCCGCCGCACGGTGGCATTGCGTTGGGTATCGACCGCTGGGTGATGCTGTTTGGTTACCTGGACAACATCCGCGACTGCATCGCGTTCCCTAAAACGCAGCGTGCCGCCGACCTGATGACTGACGCACCAAGCACGGTCGATCGCAAACAGCTCGAAGAACTGGCGATCAAAGTGCTACGCCTGGACGAAGTGAAGAAGTAGTTCGGCGTTAGTCTTCCAGCTCAAACGTAAAGATATTCTCACCGCCGTCGACGACTTCGGCGGTGAGTTGGCTCGTTTCGGCCTTGCTGTACTTCTTGGGCAACAGGTGCTTGGGGGATCCTCCCAAGGCTCGGTTCATCTCATTCATCATCCGAGAATACTCTTCGGGACTGACCTTCTCGGGGTCGGGTAGGGCCAAAACCTCCAGCTTGCGAATCGCCACGGTGTATGTTCCTGGAATAACGCCATCGCCGGGCTCGTAGGTCCATAAACGAACTTCGCCTCTTTCATCGGTGTTACCCACGGCACCGCGAATCTCAGCACCGCCAAACGTCACCGTCGCACCTTCAACCGGCTTCCCTTCATACGTGACGACCGCTTTAGCCGGGACACGTCTGGGAAGACCAGAATCGTCGGATGCCGTACAGCCAATCGCACAAATGGCAGCTACCGATGTTAAGCCGATAAATCGTAGCATGAGAACTCCCTTGAGTAGGTGAAGAGACTAGAGGGAGGAAGTTTCGCCACCATTGATCGAACCGAGCGCACCCCAAACACCATAAGGACTTGGGCCGTCGGTGGCTTCTGTGGCGGTAGGATCACCCGAGTCGATCGTGTCGGGTACGAATTGAGTCGAACCATCGGCCCGGCCGCAGATGACTCCGCCAGGGTGAAAACTACTGGGAGTCCAAATGCCCCAAGTCCCGTCGCTATGAGCAATCGTGCACCTTGGCGAATTAGGAGGCAGCACCGTGCTGAAACCGGTGAAGAAGGCCCTGCCCTCGGCCCAGCGGCTACCGGGGGCACGGTGCACATACGACTCAGCCGTGACGGGTACGGCGGCGTCGATTTCACCATTGATGCCACGAGCCGCCCAGCAATCGGCCGGGCTCGAGGGATTGGTATTGATGCCAGGCGTGACGGCAACGTTTCCCTTCATGGTACGGGTTACGTTATTCGGACCGACGACGACTTCGCTAAGGGCCAAGGTATTGCTCGTGCCGTCGACCAAATCCTTAAATGACATGTTCTCCAGCGTAACGAACATGCCTCGTTTGGTCGAACTGGTGGTGTGATTGTTGCGGACGCTGTCTCCCATGCAGAAGTGATAACTGCGTGGTTTACGGCCGTTCACGCTTGACCGAGAAGACCAGTACGGATCAGAAGGACACAGCAATTCCGGAATCAACGTATTCTGCTCGGCAGGGTTCCAATCGGACGAGCCAAACGGCGTGCTCGCGCCCGACGCTTTTTCCCAAACGGCGAGTTGCTCGATGTATGGAAGCAGGGCAACAAATCCGCTGGGTCGTGAGGGGGCCGCTTGCATCTGCAGCGCTGGAAACGCACCATGCGTATCATGATAGTTGTGCAATGCCAGGCCGACCTGTTTCATGCGATTGGAACATTGCATCCGCCGAGCCGACTCGCGAGCTTGCTGAACCGCTGGTAAGAGAAGAGCGATCAACACTCCGATGATCGCAATGACGACCAGAAGTTCCACGAGCGTGAATCCAGCAAGGCGCAGGCGTTTTCGCAGGGTAAGAACCATGAGCATACTCTCGTTTTCTGGGGGAGGGATGAGTCGGGAGAGAAACGATTGAGTGGCAAATGATGGGATAAGCGTCTCGGCTCCTGCCCTATAACACAGGGCCCAGTACTTTTTGTTTTGTATATTTCTTTTAACCAGAGCCGTCAAGGAAATTAATGCCGGCGAAAAGAATCACAACACGGGCGATCAACCTCCAGAACCAAGCATGCGAATTTGATATAAACAGGTTGAGTTTGTCACCTCGCCGCAGGGACCGCGGTTCGCATCACCCTTCTTACACTACGGAGAAACACCATGCGATGTCTCGTTGCATCCCTCGCGATCCTTGCCCTAACCGCTTCCATTGCTAACGCTGAAGTCAAAACCAAGGTCATCGAATACAAGGTCGGTGATCAAGCGTTCGACGGCTTTCTGGCCTACGACGACACGATCGAAGGCCCACGACCCGCCGTGGTCGTCTTTCATGAATGGTGGGGACTAAATGACTACGCCAAGAAGCGAACGAAGATGCTGGCCGAACTCGGCTACGTGGCGTTCGCCGCGGATATGTACGGCGATGGCCAGTTCGTCGATCACCCCAAAGACGCTGGTCAGATGGCCGGCAAGGTCCGAGCCAATGTCGAGCAGTGGCAAAAGCGGGCCGTTGCTGCGCTCGATGTCCTAAAGAAGCAGCCGCAGTGCGATCCTGCCAAGATCGCCGCGATCGGCTACTGTTTTGGTGGTTCGACCGCATTACAGCTAGGCTACACCGGCGCCGATGTCGACGCGATAGCGACGTTCCATGCTGCCTTACCGACACCGACCAAGGAACAAGCCGAAGCAATCCAAGCCAAGGTCTTGGTATGCCACGGTGCTGACGATGGCTTCGTTTCCCAGGAATCGATTGACGCGTTCCAGGAAAAACTGAAGGACGCTGAAGTCGATCTCAACTTCGTGGCCTTCCCAGGTGCCGTCCACAGCTTCACGGTGGAAGACTCCGGCAAGCATGGCAACCCCGGCATGCAATACAACAAGGAAGCCGACGAGAAGTCTTGGACCCTGCTATTGAAACTGCTGAAGAGTGAATTGGGGCCGGTTAAATAGCTTCGATTATTTCGATGCTTCAGGGGCACCCTGGCGAAAACGCTCAAGCCACTTCGCCGAGATCGCTCCCTGCATGGTGCCGGCTTCTGTGTATTCCTCTTGGGTGGTCCCCCAGTAGAAACTGGTAACGCCATCGGTGATGGGCCTGGCCTTAGCGAGGAACTGCTCGGCTTCTTCCAAAGAGCACTTCAGGGGAAAGAACTCCTCAATCACCAGAGGCTTGCCGATATCGTAGACCTTGAGCGCGACAATGGCTTTTTCGACGCCATCCCTTTCGGGATAGAAGTGCACGCTGGCGAAGTCGAGCGGCCCGCTGACTTCTTCGCTGTAAAAGAGTGGCTTGGCATTGGGCCACACATGAGCCCACGGAATGACGCCGACGGTGATTAGCGTTTGCGGATCGACTTCGCGGATCGCATCGGTGAGTGTTTTCACCCAGGCCGCGGCGATCTCCTTATTGTCACGGCCGGCGGCATCGGTGGTGATCCGCTGCACGAAGTATTTGCCCCCGAGGGGTTCACCGACCAGCCACTGATCCGCGTTGGTTCCGCCCCCTAGAACCGGTTCGTTCATCAGGTCGTAGCAAAAAACGGCGGGACTATCCTTACATTTTTTGGCAACAGCTTTCCAGAAGTTGGCCTGAACCTGCCAGCGGTCGGCCTCCTTCATTTCGTCATACCAGACAGGCACATCCTGCTTATGGTAACAGCCCAGGCCGGTCAGGTTCAGGTAAAGCTGTTCCGCTTCGGCCAGCTTCACCAGGTCGGCGAGTTTCTGGAGGTTCTCCTCGTTAGGCTCAGAGGCCGTTTTCATGAACTTGGGCAGTTGCAAATGAACCCTGACGACATTGGCCCCCAGCGACTTGATCTCGCTAAAGTCCTCTTCAATCATTGCCCAATCATCATGCCAATAGTCTTCGATCAGTTTGCCGTCGCCATCGTGGTCGTAGTTGACACCCCAGACATAGAAAGCCGTTTCCGTGCCTGCCAGGCGAAAGTCCTTGCCATCTTCCGAGAGAACGATCTTTGATTGTGGCTCATCGGCAATAGACAGGGGCGGAGCAAGGGTCAACGCAAAGAGAACGGCCAGCGAGGCTTTCATGGCGGGCTCCAGAATCGAGGGGGGGAGAGCGTACGGGGAAAGGTCTTAGTATTCTACTCGATCGGTTGTTGACTAGTTTCTTGATTCTCTTGAAATCGCTGAAACCCAACGGCGAACTTGCCGCCGAGGTATCCCAGAAGAAGAGCCCAAAAGACATGTCCCAACGTGAAGTATGTCTCTTGGCTTGGCGTATGCACGACTTGGATTGCGTTAATAACCATGTTTTGACCGCTGCCGATTATGAATCCTCCCCCACCTCCGACCATGGTCGAACCCAAACTGTTACCTTCGGAATCCGTGACGTTTCCATAGATATCCATCGTTGGAGCGAGTGAGGCGGGGATCGCCTCTCCGTCTTTCATGTACTTGGTGTGCGTGAGGACCGGCTGCCAGTGATACATCCAGTTTGTGGTTGGCAACTGGCGAAGTTCCGAGAACAGAGTGAAGCTATTATTCTCGACAAGAATCAAAGCGGCGAAGTAGCCGATCGCGAAGCAGCAGAAACCGGTCGCGAAGGCCCGCCATGGCCCCCTGCCAACGCGTGAAATCGCAAGCAGCGAAAAGAGAAACAGCATCACGCCCATCAGCACGAGCCATAGAAAGATCTGGGGCGCCCACATCGAGCCGATAACCACGACCCCGGTCGTAAGCACGACAACCAACTCCAAGAGGGACCACTGGACGAGTGCTTGCCGCTGACTCATGACCTACACCTTCGAAACAAAAAATGGCGGCTTGTTTCCAAGCCGCCATCATAGATCGTTTTTACAACGCACGCGAACTTATCGCGAAGCGACATAAATACGCACGCTGCGTTCCGGCATGACGAACTTGCCGGCCGCCGGTGGTCGCGGGCCGTTGAGGTCTGGGTAAACGTCGCTCGGCGAAGTCGCTGCCGTGTCGACGAACATTCGCCAACTGGTACCCTTGGCAACCGGTGGCAGTATGAACTGTTGAGGCGAAGGACTACCGTTCATTAAAAGCAGAACGTCGCGACCGATATTTTCAGGATCGTTGTCCTTTTGTGGAGCCGCAAAAAGACACGTCAACATCGAGTCGCCGCTGTCCCAATCGACGGCGGTGCCCAAGTTGTTGTACCAGTTCACGTCGTACAGGCCTCGACGTCCGGTCGGATAACCACCCAGGAAGTGCTTTTGACGCACGGTGGGTTGATCGCGACGGAAGGCGACTAATGCTCGGACGAAGCGACGCATCTCGTCGTTCTTCTTGACCAGCGACCAGTCAAGCCAGGAGATTTCGTTGTCTTGGCAGTAGGCATTGTTGTTGCCGTGCTGCGTACGACGGACTTCGTCTCCCATCAGAATCATCGGCACGCCTTGCGACATCAGCAACGTGCAGAACATGTTCTTGATCTGCTGCCGGCGAATCTTTTCGATGCTCGTTCGCTTGGTCGGACCTTCCACACCGTAGTTGTAACTCAGGTTGTGGTTGTCGCCGTCGCGGTTCCCTTCCCCGTTCGCCTCGTTGTGCTTGTGGTTGTACGACACAAGGTCGTTCATCGGGAAGCCATCGTGCGAGGTGATGAAGTTAATGCTGTGATACGGCTGACGGCCGCCAGCCTGGTAAAGGTCGCTGGAACCTGCCAAACGCGTGGCGAGCGCCCCGAGCTTGTGCGGTTCACCCTTCCAGAAGCTGCGGATGTCGTCGCGGTAACGGCCGTTCCATTCCGCCCAACGCAAGTTGGCGAAAGAACCGACCTGGTACGCACCTGCGGCGTCCCATGCTTCGGCAATGATCTTGGTATCGGCCAGCATTGGGTCTTCGGCGATCGCTTCCACCAGCGGCGGATTGGCCACCAGGTTACCGGTGCGGTCGCGGCTGAGAATCGACGCGAGGTCGAAGCGGAAACCGTCAACGTGGTAGTTATGCACCCAGTGACGCAGACTGTTAAAAATCATCTCACGAACGATCGGGTGGTTACCGTTGACCGTGTTACCGCAGCCTGAGTAGTTCTTGTACTCGCGACCGCCGTTGGCCAGCATGTAGTAGACCTGATTTTCGAGCCCCTTGAAGCTGAGGATCGGGCCCTTCTCGTTCCCTTCGCACGTATGGTTGTAAACGACGTCGAGGATGACCTCGATGCCCGCCTGGTGCAGGGCTTTCACCATCTCTTTGAATTCGCGAACCTGGCCGCCGGGCGTCTTGCTTGCCGCGTACCCGCGGTGAGGCGCGAAGAAGGCCATGGAGTCGTAACCCCAGTAGTTGCCGCGGGTCGGCGTCTTGCCGGTCACCATGTCCATGATGGGGAATTCGTGGATCGGCATCAGCTCAACCGCAGTCACCCCCAACGACTTGAGATATGGGATCTTCTCGATCACACCGCGATAAGTGCCTGGGTGATCCACGCCGCTCGACTCGTGCGCGGTGAACCCTTTGACGTGCATCTCGTAGATGATCGATTCGCTCAGGTCCCGCTTCAAATGGCGGTCCCCTTCCCAATTGAAGCTTTCGTCGACCACCACGCACTTGGGCGGACGGATGATGCCGTCGTCGGCAGCCTGAAAGGTACCCGCCAGCGCTTTGGCGTAGGGGTCAATCAGCCGGGCACGACCGTCGAAGAGCATGCCTTCGTCGGGGTTGTACGGCCCCTCGGCTTGGAAGTGATATAGCTGACCGGCCGACAGACCTGGAATGAAGATACTCCAGATATCTCCCCATCGATCTGTCTCGCGGTCGAAGTCGATGATTTCGCTCGGTTCGCGATCATCGACGTTCTTATAGAGCAAAAGTCGCATCGCCGTGGCGGATCGGCTGAATACAACAAACCGTACGCCGCGTTCGTGCAGGATCGCTCCATAAGGAAGCACGTGACTAAATTGCAGCTCCGGATGCGGATGAACCATAAGCATAGGCGACTGTCCGATCTAACCTCCTAAGACCTCGATTGAATGATTGTGTTGAAACACTACCACCCAATTCGCAGCAGACCGGAGAAGACGCCCCTCCTAAAACCAATTTTTTTACTTCAAAACACGTGATGCATCGTCTGGCGAAATAATAGCTTAGGGCTAAGGCGTAGGTCCTGCGTAGAGTTTACCGATTCGACGGAGTCCAACCTGCCGACGGCGTCGTCTGGGATGACTGAGATTGCCTCGGCAACAAGTCCCACTGGATTGTCCGCGTTAACCGCAATGTTCGGGCCAATAGGAAATGGAATCGGAAGCCGCCTACGATTATTTTTCCCATTCCACCGATTTTGCCGGTTTATTTTAACCATTCTGTTGCCCGCATTTGAACACGGTCCCCTCTCTGGATGCTAGGGGCAGAGCAAATAATGCTCAAATCGGCGGCACGCCTAGGCGGAGAAGAATTTTCGGAAATCTTCCTTTAAGAGTCCCCTGTGCCTTCCCAAGGGTGAGGGTTAGGAAGCTGGTACCAATTTCGCCCCTCACCCTAACCCTCTCCCCGAAGGGTCGAGGGGACGAGATTCGGGGTGCGTTGACAATCCTGGCAGTGGGGTCGAAAATCTTCGTTTCTGGACGCTAAACCCCCGTTTCGATTGACAACCATAATGGCAAAAGCCACCTACAAAGATGCCGGCGTCGACCTAGACGTTTACGCAGAATCGATGTCCCGTCTTCCCCGGTTGGTAAAGCGGACCTTCTCCCCCCGGGTGATGCAGCTAGACGGTGGTTTCGCAGGGCTCTTCAAACTCGACTTCGACAACGCTCTGTTCGCTCGAAAGTACGAAGACCCAGTCCTTATCTCGTGTACCGATGGCGTCGGCACGAAGATCAAGCTGGCCATCGACAGCGGCAAGCACGACACCGTTGGAATCGACCTGGTCGCCATGTGCGTGAACGATGCCATCTGCTGCGGGGCCGAACCCCTGTTTTTCCTCGACTACATTGCCATGGGGAAAGATGATCCGGAACTGCTGGAACAACTGGTCACCGGCATTACCAACGGCTGTGTCGATAGCGACTGCGCCTTGATCGGCGGCGAAACGGCGATCATGCCCGACTTGTACAAAATTGGCGATTACGACATGGCCGGCTTCTGCGTGGGCGTGGCCGACCGCAAGCATCTGATCGACGGCAAAGCGATTGCCGAGGGGGATGTGGTCCTGGGATTGTCCTCCAGCGGCGTGCACTCCAACGGCTTCAGCCTGGTTCGCAAGGTCGTCTTCGATATCGCCGGGCTGAGCCTGGACGATCACATCGAATCGCTCGGGGCGACGGTTGGCGAAACGCTTCTAACTCCGACCAAGATTTACGTTCAACCGGTTCGTAACGTTCTTTCCCATTACAAGATCAAGAACGTCGTTCACGGCATCGCCCATATCACCGGCGGTGGCTTGCAGGAAAACCTGGAACGCATCCTGCCTAAGAATGTCGACGTCGAAATCAAGAAGGGAAGTTGGCCGGAACTACCGGTCTTCCCGTGGATCCAGCAGTTGGGCGAGATCGAAGACGAAGAGATGGCTCGCGTCTTCAACATGGGCATCGGGCTGGTCGTGATTGTCAGCAGCTACTACGCCGCCAGTGTGCAGAAGATGCTGACCGAAGGTGGCTGCGACGTCTTCGAGTTGGGCAAGGTCACCTCAGGCAGTGGCAAGGTCGAGTTGCGTTAGACCAACTCCCAGGTTCCAAAGCCGCGGACGCTCGGCTAACATCGCGCTGAGAACATCGGGGCAATCGCTTCCGACATGAAATGCCGTGGCCATCGCTTTCTGTCCGGCATCGATCGTCCCGAAAGAGCCTTCCAACCCCAAAGCAAACGCCGCATCGCGGGTTACCATGGGCAATAGCTGCTCGGCCGGAATGTTGGGAAACGTCTGGGCAACGTGCTGCAACTCTGCCCACAAATCGAGGTCCGGCGACGAAGCCCTTGAGTCGGTCCCGAGTACTACGCGAATGCCATCGGCCAGTAGTGCTTCCATCGGATGGCGATCGTGATGAAAGTACGCGTGGGTACGCGGGCAATAGCAGACGCTCATCGTCTCTTGGTACTTTTTGAGTAGTGCGATCTCGGGCTCGGAAAGATAGTTGCCATGCACCACCATGGCCCGGTAGGCCGGGGCAAGATGCTCGATATACTCCGCCGGCTTCTTTCCGCCGGGAAAATCTTCTTCTCGGAACAATCCCATATGCTCGAGCATCATCCGAAACGGGCCGGTTCCCTTTTCAAGCAACTCAAGTTCCTCGAGAGACTCGGCCAGGTGCATCGCCAGGGGCAACTGATATTGCCGCGAAAGCTTGACGCACTCGTCGACAATTCCCATCCCGGCGGAATAAGGCGCATGGGGGCTTAGCCCAGCCGTGACGTTCTCGTGCGACCAGAGATAGACCGCATGCTCGCGAGCCTGGCCAAACCGCTCTTCTTTTCGCTCAGGATCCAGCCCAAGTATTTCCAGCATGGAAACGACCTGCACGTCGGGCCGATCGTAGGCGACTTCCATCAGCGGAAGCGTTGCGATCTCGCCAACAACTCCGACACCGTGTTCGGCGCACTGCTTGAGCCCGTGACGAATGGCTTGTGCCTTTTCGACTGCCAGGTCCTCGCCGAAGCCTTGCCGGTAGCGAATCACCTCCGTGATCCACTGCGGAAAGGTCATGCCCTGCGTTCCCAGGGGATGTTTTAAGTTGCTGAATTCGAGATGCGTGTGCGCGTTGACCAGCGCCGGCATGACGGCCCACTGGCTCAGGTCGACGGCGTCGTGCCAGATGCCTGTTTCTTCGATGCCGACGATGCGGTCGTCCTCGACCATCACCGTGGCATCCTGGATTGGGGCGCCACACATTGTGAAAAGCCAACCGACGCGATAGCGACGAATCATGAAGTCACCTCCCCTACCAATTGTTCCTTCAATTGCTGCCAGATACCCGATTCCCGCCAAGCCACGGGAAGCGGCGCGGTGATATCGACCTGCTCGTCCACCATCGGATGCCGAAACTGGAGCCGCCGAGCATGCAGCGCGATATGCTGATGTCGCACGTCTTCCACCTTCGGTCCGAATGCCTGCGAGGCCCCATAGAGTTCGTCCCCTAAAACAGGAAATCCCCGCGCCGAACATTGCAAACGGATTTGATGATAACGCCCCGTTCCCAGTTCGACTTCCAATAGGCTATGCGAATCGGTCTGGGCCAGCACACGGTAGGCAAGCCGAGCAGACTTAGCCCCTTCGACCGATGGTTCGACAATCTCTCCTTGGGCGACGTCGGGAATCTTCCGCACGTGATCGTTCCACTCCCCTGCCTGGCTTTCGACGCGACCTTCGACGATGGCCCAATAGGTTTTATGAACGGTACGCTCGCGAAACTGCGCGGCCAGACGCTGTGCAGCCCGAACGTTGCGGCAGAAGACGATCGCTCCCGACACCGGTCGATCGAGCCGGTGAATGATCGCCAGGTAGATGTTGCCCGTCTTCCGTTCGCGCTGCTTGATGAAGTCGCGCAGCTGCGTTTCCAGGTTGTCGATCCCCGGAGGCGCTTGCGTCAGCAGCCCTGCCTGCTTCTGCACGCAGATACACGGCCCCTTCTCGTAAAGGATGCGAAACGGCGGAGTGATCGTCGACGGATTCATGGGACCTATTATTTCTTGTCCCCTCTCCCTTCTCAAGGGAGAGGGCTAGGGTGAGGGTTGGTGAAGCGGGTACCAAGTTCGCCCCTCACCCTATCCCTCTC
This genomic interval carries:
- a CDS encoding amidohydrolase family protein, yielding MIRRYRVGWLFTMCGAPIQDATVMVEDDRIVGIEETGIWHDAVDLSQWAVMPALVNAHTHLEFSNLKHPLGTQGMTFPQWITEVIRYRQGFGEDLAVEKAQAIRHGLKQCAEHGVGVVGEIATLPLMEVAYDRPDVQVVSMLEILGLDPERKEERFGQAREHAVYLWSHENVTAGLSPHAPYSAGMGIVDECVKLSRQYQLPLAMHLAESLEELELLEKGTGPFRMMLEHMGLFREEDFPGGKKPAEYIEHLAPAYRAMVVHGNYLSEPEIALLKKYQETMSVCYCPRTHAYFHHDRHPMEALLADGIRVVLGTDSRASSPDLDLWAELQHVAQTFPNIPAEQLLPMVTRDAAFALGLEGSFGTIDAGQKAMATAFHVGSDCPDVLSAMLAERPRLWNLGVGLTQLDLATA
- a CDS encoding RluA family pseudouridine synthase, which translates into the protein MNPSTITPPFRILYEKGPCICVQKQAGLLTQAPPGIDNLETQLRDFIKQRERKTGNIYLAIIHRLDRPVSGAIVFCRNVRAAQRLAAQFRERTVHKTYWAIVEGRVESQAGEWNDHVRKIPDVAQGEIVEPSVEGAKSARLAYRVLAQTDSHSLLEVELGTGRYHQIRLQCSARGFPVLGDELYGASQAFGPKVEDVRHQHIALHARRLQFRHPMVDEQVDITAPLPVAWRESGIWQQLKEQLVGEVTS